A portion of the Pseudomonas synxantha BG33R genome contains these proteins:
- a CDS encoding phosphoribosyl-ATP diphosphatase produces the protein MSDTLNRVAQVLEDRKGADADSSYVASLYHKGLNKILEKLGEESVETIIAAKDAQISGDYSDVIYETADLWFHSLVMLAQLGQHPQAVLDELDRRFGLSGHVEKASRPSA, from the coding sequence ATGAGCGATACCCTGAACCGTGTGGCCCAGGTGCTGGAAGACCGCAAAGGCGCGGATGCCGACAGTTCCTACGTCGCCAGCCTGTACCACAAGGGTCTGAACAAGATTCTGGAAAAACTCGGCGAAGAATCCGTCGAGACCATCATTGCGGCCAAGGACGCGCAAATCAGCGGTGATTACAGTGATGTAATCTATGAGACCGCCGACTTGTGGTTCCATAGCTTGGTCATGCTTGCCCAACTGGGGCAGCATCCACAGGCCGTGCTGGATGAACTGGACCGTCGCTTCGGCTTGTCCGGGCATGTCGAAAAGGCTTCGCGCCCGTCCGCCTGA
- the hisI gene encoding phosphoribosyl-AMP cyclohydrolase, whose translation MKNWLDEIKWDSDGLVPAIAQDYKTGRVLMMAWMNREALSLTATEQRAIYWSRSRGRLWRKGEESGHVQVLHEMRLDCDADVVILMVDQIGDIACHTGRHSCFYRVFEDGEWKTVDPVLKDPHAIYSAGH comes from the coding sequence ATGAAAAACTGGCTGGACGAGATCAAGTGGGACAGTGACGGCCTGGTGCCGGCCATTGCCCAGGACTACAAGACCGGGCGCGTATTGATGATGGCCTGGATGAACCGCGAAGCGCTGAGCCTTACCGCCACTGAGCAGCGCGCCATCTACTGGTCACGTTCGCGTGGCAGACTGTGGCGCAAGGGCGAAGAATCCGGGCACGTGCAGGTGCTGCATGAAATGCGCCTGGACTGCGACGCTGACGTGGTGATCCTGATGGTCGACCAGATCGGCGACATCGCCTGCCATACCGGGCGCCACAGCTGTTTCTATCGCGTGTTCGAAGACGGCGAATGGAAGACGGTGGACCCAGTGCTTAAAGACCCGCACGCTATTTATTCGGCAGGACACTGA
- the ubiB gene encoding ubiquinone biosynthesis regulatory protein kinase UbiB, translated as MKLLAVRRLFRIQRVVIRYRLDDLLFALPLPWFLLAVRYVLPWRWFPRKQLELSRGACLRLALQDLGPIFIKFGQILSTRRDLLPEDIADELMLLQDRVPPFDSQQSMALIEEQLGQKISEVFSRFDVEPLASASVAQVHAAQLKTGEEVVVKVIRPGLKPIIGQDLAWLFILARAAERFSADARLLHPVDVVADYEKTIYDELDLLREAANASQLRRNFEGSQLLYVPQVYWDWCRPKVLVMERIYGVQVTDLATLADQRTDMKMLAERGVEIFFTQVFRDSFFHADMHPGNIFVSTVNPWSPQYIAIDCGIVGSLTPEDQDYLARNLFAFFKRDYRRVAQLHIDSGWVPAETKLNEFEAAIRTVCEPIFEKPLKDISFGQVLMRLFQTARRFNMEVQPQLVLLQKTLLNIEGLGRQLYPDLDLWNTAQPFLERWMRERMSPKTMLGNLHSQFEQLPHLANMTRDLLERMSQPHAKDPEPPWRKRKDDWFLRLLGAAHLVGGVMLVIGGPLNQLGHWPAGIMVAVGVYLIVRR; from the coding sequence ATGAAGCTGCTCGCCGTCCGCCGTTTGTTTCGTATCCAGCGCGTCGTAATCCGTTACCGCCTCGATGACCTGCTGTTTGCCCTGCCCCTGCCCTGGTTCCTGCTGGCGGTGCGTTATGTGCTGCCGTGGCGCTGGTTCCCGCGCAAACAGCTGGAGCTCAGCCGAGGCGCGTGCCTGCGCCTGGCGTTGCAGGACCTGGGGCCGATCTTTATCAAGTTCGGGCAGATCCTCTCCACCCGCCGCGACCTGCTGCCTGAAGACATCGCCGACGAACTGATGCTGTTGCAGGACCGTGTGCCGCCTTTCGATTCGCAGCAGTCGATGGCGCTGATCGAAGAACAACTGGGCCAGAAGATCAGCGAGGTGTTCAGCCGCTTCGATGTCGAGCCCCTGGCCTCGGCCTCGGTCGCGCAGGTCCACGCCGCACAGCTCAAGACCGGCGAAGAGGTGGTGGTAAAAGTCATTCGCCCGGGCCTCAAGCCAATCATCGGCCAGGACCTGGCGTGGCTGTTTATCCTGGCTCGGGCGGCCGAACGTTTTTCTGCCGACGCGCGCCTGCTGCACCCGGTGGATGTGGTCGCCGACTACGAAAAAACCATCTACGACGAGCTCGACCTGCTGCGCGAAGCAGCCAACGCCAGCCAATTGCGACGCAACTTCGAAGGCTCGCAACTGCTGTACGTGCCACAAGTGTATTGGGACTGGTGCCGGCCGAAAGTGCTGGTGATGGAGCGCATCTACGGCGTGCAGGTCACCGACCTGGCCACCCTCGCCGACCAGCGCACCGACATGAAGATGCTCGCCGAACGCGGGGTGGAGATCTTCTTTACCCAAGTATTTCGCGACAGTTTCTTCCATGCCGACATGCACCCCGGCAACATCTTCGTCAGCACCGTCAATCCGTGGAGCCCGCAGTACATCGCGATCGACTGTGGCATCGTTGGCAGCCTGACCCCGGAAGACCAGGACTACCTGGCGCGCAACCTGTTTGCGTTCTTCAAGCGCGACTACCGCCGCGTGGCGCAGTTGCACATCGATTCGGGTTGGGTGCCGGCGGAAACCAAGCTCAACGAATTCGAAGCGGCGATCCGTACCGTATGCGAACCGATCTTTGAAAAACCGTTAAAAGATATTTCCTTCGGTCAGGTGCTGATGCGCCTGTTCCAGACGGCGCGGCGCTTCAATATGGAAGTACAACCGCAGTTGGTGCTGCTGCAAAAAACCTTGCTCAACATCGAAGGCCTGGGCCGCCAGTTGTATCCGGACCTTGATCTATGGAACACCGCGCAACCGTTCCTGGAGCGCTGGATGCGTGAGCGGATGAGCCCGAAGACCATGTTGGGCAACCTGCACAGCCAGTTCGAACAACTGCCGCACCTGGCCAACATGACCCGCGACCTACTGGAGCGCATGTCCCAGCCCCACGCCAAAGACCCCGAGCCGCCTTGGCGCAAGCGCAAGGACGACTGGTTCCTGCGCCTGCTCGGCGCCGCGCACCTGGTGGGCGGTGTGATGCTGGTGATCGGCGGGCCGCTGAATCAACTGGGTCACTGGCCAGCCGGAATCATGGTGGCGGTGGGTGTTTATCTGATCGTGCGTCGATAG
- a CDS encoding ubiquinone biosynthesis accessory factor UbiJ, with the protein MLLAGLLASVEHGLNRVLRLDSTALARLAHLNGKVIAVDCRSPAVQLFILPSDEGLLLATQWAADADCTLRAPASSLLHLALSRNKTAILHSPEVELEGDSAVLMDLAAVLQDLELDWEYELSRWIGPVATQLLSGHLRSRSRWYQQGFASLNQNLAEYLSEESRTLVGQREAQARFRELDKAKIDLERLEARFERLSRSLDPSDNA; encoded by the coding sequence ATGCTGCTCGCAGGCCTTCTCGCAAGCGTCGAACATGGCCTCAACCGTGTTCTGCGCCTGGACAGCACCGCCCTGGCACGGCTCGCGCACTTGAACGGCAAAGTCATTGCCGTCGACTGCCGCAGCCCCGCTGTGCAGCTGTTTATCCTGCCCAGCGATGAAGGCTTGCTGCTCGCCACTCAATGGGCCGCCGACGCCGACTGCACCTTGCGTGCACCGGCCTCCAGCCTGTTGCACCTGGCCCTGAGCCGCAACAAGACCGCCATCCTGCACAGCCCCGAGGTGGAGCTGGAAGGCGACAGTGCGGTGCTGATGGACCTGGCCGCCGTGCTGCAGGACCTGGAGCTGGATTGGGAATACGAACTCTCGCGCTGGATCGGCCCGGTCGCCACCCAGTTGCTCAGCGGGCACCTGCGCAGCCGCTCGCGCTGGTACCAGCAAGGGTTCGCCAGCCTGAACCAGAACCTCGCCGAATACCTGAGCGAAGAATCGCGCACCCTGGTTGGGCAACGGGAAGCGCAAGCGCGCTTTCGTGAGCTCGACAAGGCCAAAATCGACCTGGAACGCCTCGAGGCCCGCTTCGAACGCCTGAGCCGCTCCCTTGATCCAAGCGATAACGCATGA
- the ubiE gene encoding bifunctional demethylmenaquinone methyltransferase/2-methoxy-6-polyprenyl-1,4-benzoquinol methylase UbiE, which produces MTDQRKGSDAEPTTHFGFKNVPESQKAEKVAEVFHSVAAKYDLMNDVLSGGMHRLWKRFTIELSGVRTGNRVLDIAGGTGDLAAKFSKLVGPTGQVVLADINGSMLKVGRDRLLDKGVAGNIEFVQADAEKLPFPDNHFDCVTIAFGLRNVTHKEDAIRSMLRVLKPGGRLLVLEFSKPTNALMSKVYDTYSFAFMPLMGKLITNDAESYRYLAESIRMHPDQETLKSMMVEAGFDRVTYHNMTSGIVALHRGIKP; this is translated from the coding sequence ATGACTGATCAGCGCAAAGGCAGCGATGCCGAACCCACCACTCACTTCGGCTTCAAGAACGTCCCGGAAAGCCAAAAGGCGGAAAAAGTCGCTGAGGTGTTTCACTCCGTGGCGGCCAAGTACGACCTGATGAACGACGTGCTTTCCGGCGGCATGCACCGTCTGTGGAAGCGCTTCACTATCGAGTTGTCGGGCGTACGCACCGGCAACCGGGTACTGGATATCGCCGGCGGCACGGGCGACCTGGCCGCCAAGTTCTCCAAACTGGTCGGCCCCACCGGTCAGGTGGTTTTGGCCGATATCAACGGTTCGATGCTCAAGGTCGGCCGCGATCGCCTGCTCGACAAAGGTGTGGCCGGCAATATCGAGTTCGTCCAGGCCGACGCCGAGAAGCTGCCGTTCCCCGACAACCATTTCGACTGCGTGACCATCGCCTTCGGTCTGCGCAACGTCACTCACAAGGAGGACGCGATCCGCTCGATGCTGCGTGTCCTCAAGCCGGGTGGCCGCCTGCTGGTGCTGGAATTCTCCAAACCGACCAACGCGCTGATGTCCAAGGTCTACGACACTTACTCGTTCGCCTTCATGCCGCTGATGGGCAAGTTGATCACCAATGACGCCGAGAGCTACCGCTACCTGGCCGAATCCATCCGCATGCACCCCGACCAGGAGACCCTGAAGTCAATGATGGTGGAGGCCGGTTTCGACCGCGTGACCTATCACAACATGACCTCCGGCATCGTTGCCTTGCACCGAGGTATCAAACCCTGA
- a CDS encoding polyhydroxyalkanoic acid system family protein has protein sequence MARITVEREHTLGKEQARAKAEQLARKLEDKYGVESSWAGDTLKLKRSGVKGTVAVADDSLRIEVELGLLMSAMSGTIKSEIEKALDKALA, from the coding sequence ATGGCCCGTATTACCGTTGAGCGTGAACATACCCTGGGAAAAGAACAGGCGCGGGCCAAGGCTGAGCAATTGGCGCGCAAACTCGAGGATAAATATGGTGTGGAGTCTTCATGGGCCGGCGATACCCTGAAGCTGAAACGTTCCGGGGTTAAGGGCACGGTCGCGGTGGCCGATGACTCGCTGCGCATCGAGGTAGAACTCGGCCTGTTGATGTCGGCCATGAGTGGCACGATCAAGTCCGAAATCGAAAAAGCCTTGGATAAGGCGTTGGCCTGA
- a CDS encoding phasin family protein, with protein sequence MAKVIFKKKIDVQTTPLSEVKSYARKIWLAGLGAYAKVGNEGGEYFKELVKSGQRVESKGKKVVVEQLDAANSQIDQVKSNVSGVRGLVEVQLDKVEKAFDTRVASALNRIGIASKHDVETLSAKLEELTALLERVARKH encoded by the coding sequence ATGGCCAAAGTTATTTTTAAGAAAAAAATCGACGTTCAAACCACCCCCCTGAGTGAGGTTAAAAGCTATGCCCGCAAGATCTGGCTGGCGGGCCTTGGTGCCTATGCAAAGGTCGGCAACGAGGGCGGCGAATACTTCAAAGAGCTGGTCAAGAGCGGCCAACGCGTTGAAAGCAAAGGTAAAAAAGTTGTAGTTGAACAACTTGATGCCGCCAACAGTCAGATTGATCAAGTAAAGAGTAACGTCTCCGGCGTCAGGGGCTTGGTTGAAGTTCAGCTGGATAAAGTTGAAAAAGCTTTTGACACGCGTGTTGCAAGTGCCTTGAATCGAATCGGCATTGCGTCTAAACATGACGTGGAGACACTCTCTGCTAAGCTCGAAGAGCTGACGGCATTGCTCGAACGTGTCGCGCGTAAACACTAA
- a CDS encoding phasin family protein, with amino-acid sequence MAVKKTTQKEGSSWVGEVEKYSRKIWLAGLGVYSKVSSDGGKYFETLVKDGEKAEKLTKSTVGKKVDAAKATAGSAKSSISDTWGKLEETFDKRLNSAISRLGVPSKAELKTLHSKVDTLTKQIEKLTGAKAAPAKTAAAKPAAKPAAKPAAKTAAAKPAAKTAAKPLVKAAAKPAAKPAAKAPAKAAAKPAAKPAAKTAAAKPATKPAAKPVAAKAAAKPAAKPAAKPAAKTAAAKPAAAKPAAKPAAKPAAAKKPAVAKKPAAAKPAAAAKPAAAPAPAASTANSVSAPTHTAATPTATPVTPTPSSQS; translated from the coding sequence ATGGCTGTTAAAAAGACTACTCAGAAAGAAGGCAGCTCGTGGGTCGGGGAAGTTGAAAAATATTCCCGCAAAATCTGGCTTGCTGGTTTAGGCGTGTACTCGAAGGTTAGCAGTGACGGCGGTAAATACTTCGAGACTCTGGTCAAGGACGGCGAGAAGGCCGAGAAGTTGACCAAGAGCACAGTCGGTAAAAAGGTGGACGCGGCCAAGGCAACTGCCGGTTCCGCCAAGTCGAGCATTTCTGACACTTGGGGCAAGTTGGAAGAAACCTTCGACAAGCGCCTCAATAGTGCAATTTCGCGACTGGGCGTACCCAGCAAGGCTGAATTGAAGACGCTGCACAGCAAGGTCGATACCTTGACCAAGCAAATTGAAAAACTGACCGGCGCCAAAGCGGCTCCTGCCAAGACCGCCGCGGCCAAGCCTGCAGCAAAACCGGCTGCCAAACCTGCGGCTAAAACAGCCGCTGCAAAACCCGCCGCGAAAACTGCCGCCAAGCCTCTGGTTAAAGCCGCCGCCAAGCCGGCTGCAAAACCCGCTGCCAAGGCACCAGCCAAAGCCGCTGCGAAACCTGCGGCCAAGCCAGCGGCTAAAACCGCTGCCGCCAAACCGGCCACCAAGCCTGCCGCTAAGCCAGTGGCCGCTAAAGCCGCCGCGAAACCTGCGGCTAAACCGGCTGCCAAACCTGCGGCTAAAACCGCTGCTGCCAAGCCCGCTGCTGCGAAACCAGCAGCCAAGCCTGCGGCCAAACCTGCAGCGGCCAAAAAGCCTGCGGTAGCGAAAAAACCGGCAGCAGCAAAGCCTGCCGCAGCGGCCAAGCCGGCAGCGGCGCCAGCACCGGCCGCTTCTACCGCCAACTCGGTGTCCGCACCGACGCATACGGCTGCTACCCCGACTGCAACGCCGGTCACCCCGACGCCATCCAGTCAGTCCTGA
- a CDS encoding TetR/AcrR family transcriptional regulator, whose protein sequence is MKTRDRILECALQLFNHKGEPNVSTMEVANEMGISPGNLYYHFHGKEPLVLGLFERFQCELAPLLDPPANAQLEAEDYWLFLHLIVERMAHYRFLFQDLSNLAGRLPKLAKGIRNLLTALKRTLASLLARLKAAGQLVSDTQALGQLVEQITLTLLFSLDYQRILDREGEVRVVVYQIMMLVAPHLLPTARKATEKFALKYLDDTD, encoded by the coding sequence ATGAAGACCCGCGACCGTATCCTTGAATGTGCCTTGCAGTTGTTCAACCACAAGGGCGAACCGAACGTCTCGACCATGGAGGTGGCCAATGAAATGGGGATCAGCCCCGGCAACCTCTACTACCACTTCCACGGCAAGGAGCCGTTGGTGCTGGGGCTGTTCGAGCGCTTTCAATGCGAGTTGGCACCATTGCTCGATCCTCCCGCCAATGCGCAACTGGAGGCCGAGGATTACTGGCTGTTCCTGCACCTGATTGTCGAGCGCATGGCCCACTACCGCTTCCTGTTCCAGGACCTGTCGAACCTGGCCGGGCGCCTGCCGAAGCTGGCCAAGGGCATTCGCAACCTGCTCACGGCGCTCAAGCGCACCCTGGCCTCATTGTTAGCGCGGTTGAAAGCCGCGGGGCAACTGGTCAGTGACACCCAGGCACTGGGACAGCTGGTGGAACAGATCACCCTGACCCTGCTGTTTTCCCTGGATTACCAACGGATTCTAGACCGTGAGGGTGAGGTGCGAGTGGTGGTGTACCAGATCATGATGCTGGTGGCCCCCCATCTGTTACCGACGGCGCGGAAGGCGACTGAGAAGTTCGCCTTGAAATATCTGGATGACACTGATTAA
- the phaC gene encoding class II poly(R)-hydroxyalkanoic acid synthase — MRERPVTNPAPTPAAFINAQNAITGLRGRDLLSTLRTVAAHGLRNPVHTARHALALGGQLGRVLLGETVHEPNPRDNRFSDPTWTLNPLYRRSLQAYLSWQKQTRQWIDDSTLSDDDRARAQFAFALLNDAVSPSNTLLNPLAIKELLNSGGNSVVRGVSNLFEDLLHNNGLPRQVSKHAFEVGKTVATTPGSVVFRNELLELIQYKPMSEKQYAKPLLVVPPQINKYYIFDLSPANSFVQYALKNGLQTFMISWRNPDVRHREWGLSTYVAAMEQAVNVCRAITGAREVNLMGACAGGLTIAALQGHLQAKRQLRRISSASYLVSLLDSQIDSPATLFADEQTLEAAKRRSYQQGVLDGRDMAKVFAWMRPNDLIWNYWINNYLLGKEPPAFDILYWNNDNTRLPAALHGDLLDFFKHNPLSHPGGLEVCGTPIDLRKVTVDSFSVAGINDHITPWDAVYRSTQLLGGERRFVLSNSGHIQSILNPPGNPKANYVENLKLSSDPRAWYYDARHVEGSWWPQWLEWIQQRSGVQRETLTALGNQNYPPMEAAPGTYVRVR, encoded by the coding sequence ATGCGAGAAAGACCCGTGACGAACCCGGCGCCCACCCCCGCAGCGTTCATCAACGCACAAAATGCGATCACCGGCCTGCGCGGCCGCGACCTGCTGTCAACCCTGCGCACCGTCGCCGCGCACGGGCTGCGCAACCCGGTGCACACCGCCCGCCACGCCCTGGCCCTGGGCGGCCAACTGGGCCGTGTGCTGCTGGGTGAGACCGTGCACGAGCCCAACCCAAGGGACAATCGCTTCAGCGACCCCACCTGGACGCTCAACCCGCTGTACCGGCGCAGCTTGCAAGCCTATCTGAGCTGGCAGAAACAGACGCGGCAGTGGATCGATGACAGCACCCTCAGTGACGATGATCGCGCGCGCGCGCAGTTCGCCTTCGCCCTGCTCAACGACGCCGTCTCCCCTTCCAACACCCTGCTCAACCCGCTGGCGATCAAGGAGTTGCTCAACTCCGGCGGCAACAGCGTGGTGCGCGGCGTGAGTAACCTGTTCGAAGACCTGCTGCACAACAACGGTTTGCCCCGCCAGGTCAGCAAACACGCCTTCGAAGTCGGCAAGACGGTGGCGACCACGCCCGGTTCGGTAGTGTTTCGCAACGAACTGCTGGAGCTGATCCAGTACAAGCCCATGAGCGAAAAACAGTACGCCAAGCCGCTGCTGGTGGTGCCGCCGCAAATCAACAAGTACTACATCTTCGACCTCAGCCCGGCCAACAGCTTTGTGCAATATGCCCTTAAAAATGGCCTGCAAACCTTCATGATCAGTTGGCGCAACCCGGACGTGCGCCATCGCGAATGGGGCCTGTCCACCTACGTGGCGGCGATGGAGCAGGCAGTGAATGTCTGCCGGGCCATCACCGGCGCCCGCGAGGTCAACCTGATGGGCGCCTGCGCCGGTGGCCTGACCATCGCCGCCCTGCAAGGCCACCTGCAAGCCAAGCGTCAGCTGCGGCGCATCTCCAGCGCCAGTTACCTGGTGAGCCTGCTCGACAGCCAGATCGACAGCCCCGCAACCTTGTTCGCTGACGAACAAACCCTGGAAGCCGCCAAGCGCCGCTCCTACCAGCAGGGCGTGCTGGACGGCCGTGACATGGCCAAGGTGTTTGCCTGGATGCGCCCCAACGACCTGATCTGGAACTACTGGATCAACAATTACCTGCTGGGCAAGGAGCCGCCGGCCTTCGACATCCTGTACTGGAACAACGACAACACGCGCCTGCCCGCCGCCTTGCACGGCGACCTGCTGGACTTCTTCAAGCACAACCCCCTGAGCCATCCTGGCGGCCTGGAGGTGTGCGGCACGCCCATCGACTTGCGCAAGGTCACGGTGGACAGCTTCAGCGTGGCCGGGATCAACGACCACATCACACCGTGGGACGCGGTGTATCGCTCCACCCAACTGCTGGGCGGCGAGCGGCGCTTTGTGCTGTCCAACAGCGGGCATATCCAGAGCATCCTCAATCCGCCGGGCAACCCCAAGGCCAACTACGTCGAGAACCTCAAGCTGAGCAGTGACCCGCGTGCCTGGTACTACGACGCCCGGCATGTCGAAGGCAGCTGGTGGCCGCAGTGGCTGGAATGGATACAACAACGCTCCGGGGTACAACGCGAAACGCTTACCGCCCTGGGCAACCAGAACTACCCACCGATGGAAGCAGCGCCAGGCACTTATGTGCGGGTGCGTTGA
- the phaZ gene encoding poly(3-hydroxyalkanoate) depolymerase, translated as MAQPFIFRTIDLDGQTIRTAVRPGKPHLTPLLIFNGIGANLELVFPFVQALDPDLEVIAFDVPGVGGSSTPKRPYRFPGLARLTARMLDYLDYGQVNAVGVSWGGALAQQFAYDYPERCKKLILAATAAGAFMVPGKPKVLWLMASPRRYIQPSHVVRIAPMIYGGSFRRDSNLAAEHASKVRSAGKLGYYWQLFAGLGWTSIHWLHKIRQPTLVLAGDDDPLIPLVNMRMLAWRIPNAQLHIIDDGHLFLITRAEAVAPIIMKFLEEERLRAVIHPRPAV; from the coding sequence ATGGCGCAACCGTTCATCTTCCGTACCATCGACCTGGATGGCCAGACCATCCGCACGGCGGTACGCCCGGGCAAGCCGCACTTGACCCCGCTGCTGATCTTCAACGGCATCGGCGCCAACCTTGAGCTGGTGTTCCCGTTCGTCCAGGCCCTGGACCCGGACCTGGAAGTGATTGCGTTCGATGTGCCCGGTGTCGGTGGCTCATCGACGCCGAAGCGGCCCTATCGCTTCCCCGGCCTGGCCAGGCTCACCGCGCGTATGCTCGATTACCTCGACTACGGCCAGGTGAACGCCGTGGGTGTGTCCTGGGGCGGGGCACTGGCGCAGCAGTTCGCCTATGACTACCCGGAACGCTGCAAGAAGCTGATCCTGGCGGCCACAGCTGCCGGGGCCTTTATGGTGCCGGGCAAACCCAAAGTGCTGTGGCTGATGGCCAGCCCCCGGCGTTATATCCAACCCTCCCATGTGGTGCGCATCGCGCCGATGATTTATGGCGGCTCGTTCCGCCGCGATTCGAACCTGGCCGCCGAACATGCCAGCAAAGTACGCTCGGCTGGCAAGCTGGGTTACTACTGGCAATTGTTCGCCGGGCTGGGCTGGACCAGCATTCATTGGCTGCACAAGATTCGCCAGCCCACCCTGGTGCTGGCCGGGGACGATGACCCGCTGATCCCGCTGGTCAACATGCGCATGCTCGCCTGGCGCATCCCCAATGCGCAGTTGCACATCATCGATGACGGCCACCTGTTCCTGATCACCCGGGCTGAAGCGGTGGCGCCGATCATCATGAAGTTTCTCGAAGAGGAGCGCTTGCGTGCAGTGATACATCCGCGACCGGCGGTGTGA
- the phaC gene encoding class II poly(R)-hydroxyalkanoic acid synthase translates to MSNKNNDDLKRQASENTLGLNPIIALRKKDLLASAKMVLTQAIKQPLHSVKHVAHFGVELKNVMFGKSQLVPEGDDRRFNDPAWSQNPLYKRYLQTYLAWRKELHDWIDDSNLPAQDISRGHFVINLMTEAMAPTNSAANPAAVKRFFETGGKSLLDGLSHLAKDMVHNGGMPSQVNMGAFEVGKTLGTSEGAVVFRNDVLELIQYKPITEQVHERPLLVVPPQINKFYVFDLCPEKSLARFCLRNGQQTFIVSWRNPTKAQREWGLSTYIEALKEAVDVVTAITGSKDVNMLGACSGGITCTALLGHYAALGEKKVNALTLLVSVLDTTLDTQVALFVDEQTLEAAKRHSYQAGVLEGRDMAKVFAWMRPNDLIWNYWVNNYLLGNEPPVFDILFWNNDTTRLPAAFHGDLIELFKNNPLVRANALEVCGTPIDLKQVTADIYSLAGTNDHITPWQSCYKSAQLFGGKVEFVLSSSGHIQSILNPPGNPKARYQTSEGLSGSALQWQENATKHTDSWWLHWQVWQAERAGKLKKAPATLGSKTYAAAEAAPGTYVHER, encoded by the coding sequence ATGAGTAACAAGAATAACGATGACTTGAAACGCCAGGCCTCGGAAAACACCCTGGGGCTGAACCCGATCATCGCGTTACGCAAAAAGGATTTATTGGCCTCGGCCAAGATGGTGCTGACCCAAGCCATCAAGCAGCCGTTGCACAGCGTCAAGCACGTCGCCCACTTTGGCGTCGAGTTGAAGAATGTGATGTTCGGCAAATCCCAACTGGTGCCTGAAGGCGATGACCGTCGCTTCAACGACCCGGCCTGGAGCCAGAACCCGCTCTACAAACGTTATTTGCAGACTTACCTGGCGTGGCGCAAGGAACTCCACGACTGGATCGACGACAGCAACCTGCCGGCACAAGACATCAGCCGTGGCCACTTCGTGATCAACCTGATGACCGAAGCCATGGCCCCCACCAACAGTGCGGCCAACCCGGCGGCGGTCAAGCGCTTCTTTGAAACCGGCGGCAAAAGCCTGCTCGACGGTTTGTCCCACCTGGCCAAGGACATGGTGCACAACGGCGGTATGCCGAGCCAGGTCAACATGGGCGCTTTTGAGGTCGGCAAGACCCTGGGCACCAGCGAAGGCGCGGTGGTGTTTCGCAACGATGTGCTGGAGCTGATCCAGTACAAGCCCATCACCGAGCAGGTACACGAGCGCCCACTGCTGGTGGTGCCGCCGCAGATCAACAAATTCTACGTATTCGACCTGTGCCCGGAAAAAAGCCTGGCGCGTTTCTGCCTGCGCAATGGGCAACAGACCTTTATCGTCAGTTGGCGCAACCCCACCAAGGCCCAGCGCGAGTGGGGGCTCTCTACTTATATCGAGGCGCTCAAGGAAGCGGTCGATGTGGTCACGGCAATTACCGGCAGCAAGGACGTGAATATGCTCGGTGCCTGCTCCGGTGGCATCACCTGCACCGCACTGCTGGGCCACTACGCGGCGCTGGGCGAGAAGAAGGTCAACGCCCTGACCCTGTTGGTGAGCGTGCTGGACACCACCCTGGACACCCAAGTGGCGCTGTTTGTCGACGAGCAAACCCTGGAAGCAGCCAAGCGCCATTCCTATCAGGCCGGCGTGCTGGAAGGCCGCGACATGGCCAAGGTGTTTGCATGGATGCGTCCCAACGACCTGATCTGGAACTACTGGGTCAATAACTACCTGCTGGGCAACGAACCGCCGGTGTTCGACATCCTGTTCTGGAACAACGACACCACCCGCTTGCCGGCCGCTTTCCATGGCGACCTGATCGAACTGTTCAAGAACAACCCACTGGTACGCGCCAACGCCCTGGAAGTGTGCGGCACGCCCATTGACCTCAAGCAGGTCACTGCCGACATCTACTCCCTGGCCGGCACCAACGACCACATCACGCCGTGGCAGTCGTGCTACAAGTCGGCGCAGTTGTTCGGCGGCAAGGTCGAGTTCGTGCTCTCCAGCAGTGGGCACATCCAGAGCATCCTCAACCCGCCGGGCAACCCCAAGGCGCGCTACCAGACCAGCGAGGGCTTGTCGGGCAGTGCGTTGCAGTGGCAGGAGAACGCCACCAAGCACACCGATTCGTGGTGGCTGCACTGGCAGGTGTGGCAGGCGGAGCGGGCGGGGAAGTTGAAGAAAGCACCGGCGACATTAGGCAGTAAAACCTATGCCGCCGCCGAAGCGGCGCCAGGTACCTATGTACATGAACGCTAG